In Ktedonobacterales bacterium, a genomic segment contains:
- a CDS encoding rhomboid family intramembrane serine protease, whose translation MEVPVGAQEYTEQGRKLLLQGQARDAAVAFAHAVKIDPNLVAGHLGLAQANLALGSYGLVHMACRRALELAPSGPDADLAQALLFVMDRRYDRALDALEKVIAEDPGQAYAHALRGYCLHRLGRDYEAALAEAKAARLAGNVDFAALFPKVEKVEPSTDRPTANAPSQETIDKYREQPWQPPSQVRRQVARARFATRNSTIVTTSLIVINVVIFLICGLMAGNILNPIPANGFLVPESRFQIYIWGILDRPDVVQGYQYWRIVTSMFLHESWLHVGLNMLSLYFIGRLVEQVYGPWRYLLIYFATGIFGGLLVLFLSDSAVLGASGAIFGVFGALGIFLWYKRRAFGSAMLSQWVFWLVLNLVFTFGYGNISVSGHIGGLSMGLLLGLLLMPDFWTPVRVRMRRGQTGDALLLVIKPVIVLIAIAAALILLAYFLGGGR comes from the coding sequence ATGGAAGTTCCGGTTGGAGCGCAGGAATATACCGAGCAGGGTAGGAAGCTGCTCCTTCAGGGGCAGGCGCGCGACGCGGCGGTGGCTTTTGCTCATGCGGTGAAAATAGATCCGAATCTGGTAGCAGGGCATCTAGGGCTGGCGCAGGCGAATCTGGCGCTTGGCTCCTATGGACTGGTGCATATGGCTTGTCGGCGGGCGCTGGAATTGGCGCCATCAGGGCCAGACGCAGACCTGGCACAGGCGCTGCTCTTTGTTATGGACCGTCGCTATGATCGCGCTTTGGACGCTCTGGAGAAAGTCATTGCTGAAGACCCAGGGCAAGCCTATGCCCACGCGCTGCGCGGCTACTGCCTCCATCGCCTTGGCCGAGATTATGAGGCGGCTCTCGCCGAAGCCAAGGCGGCGCGCCTGGCAGGCAACGTTGATTTTGCCGCGCTCTTCCCCAAGGTCGAAAAGGTCGAACCATCAACGGATCGCCCAACTGCGAACGCTCCGTCACAGGAAACGATAGATAAATACCGCGAGCAACCCTGGCAGCCGCCATCGCAGGTTCGCCGCCAGGTGGCGCGGGCGCGCTTCGCCACACGCAACTCCACGATAGTAACGACATCGCTGATTGTTATCAACGTCGTGATTTTTCTGATCTGCGGGCTGATGGCGGGCAATATCCTTAACCCTATCCCTGCTAATGGATTTCTCGTGCCTGAGTCCAGGTTTCAGATCTATATCTGGGGCATTCTGGACAGACCTGATGTAGTGCAAGGGTATCAGTATTGGCGGATAGTGACCTCCATGTTCCTGCACGAAAGTTGGCTGCACGTCGGCTTGAACATGCTATCGCTCTACTTCATCGGACGGTTGGTTGAGCAGGTCTACGGACCCTGGCGCTATTTACTTATCTACTTTGCCACAGGCATCTTTGGTGGCCTGCTGGTCCTTTTCCTCTCAGACTCGGCTGTGCTAGGCGCATCAGGCGCTATCTTCGGTGTTTTCGGCGCACTGGGCATTTTCCTCTGGTACAAGCGGCGGGCATTTGGCTCGGCAATGCTCAGCCAGTGGGTCTTCTGGCTGGTCCTCAACCTGGTCTTCACCTTCGGCTATGGCAATATTAGCGTCTCAGGCCATATCGGTGGCTTGTCAATGGGGCTGCTGCTGGGGCTGCTGCTGATGCCGGACTTCTGGACACCTGTACGGGTGCGGATGCGCCGGGGCCAAACCGGAGATGCGCTGCTGCTTGTCATCAAGCCGGTTATAGTGTTGATCGCTATTGCAGCGGCGCTGATCCTGCTGGCCTATTTCCTTGGCGGTGGACGCTAA
- a CDS encoding glycosyltransferase, with product MKSKQIKIISPEGEAYVGEDEGQRQPLVVVSSFPPRKCGIATFTEEALEFVRKHLPERPIHIVSHLDGRGPQVHPILDQEDPNWPEMVSTSIQQLNPYIVHLEHEYGLYHAIDPVTGKKDNNERFIRLLALLRAAGIPTLVEAHTVHGRYTEAEEQFLRQLVATCTTLILKCDYQRWRMEWNFRERPENVIVIPHGARPDKLNLDPEACKRRLGLNELVGKPVLGLIGWIQTNKRWDLILDQWEDLRRAVLEQTGQEWILLCAGNMRDPNDTAFFEMCRAKAQELERRGLARYVEFDPRGDLYYEMMACFDAVALPSLDETQSGTMARIFALGKPYITSAPQEGLTSQTVESEAGLLFSNDATLRRGLLRLMTSANVRAELGAHARTYLQEVVSWDVVAEQYLDAYAMAAAKMRYTLADKTPTEVAQAAGEAAHSS from the coding sequence TTGAAGTCAAAGCAGATCAAAATTATCTCTCCTGAAGGGGAAGCATACGTGGGTGAGGACGAGGGCCAGAGGCAGCCCCTGGTCGTCGTGAGCAGTTTTCCACCGCGCAAGTGTGGGATTGCAACGTTTACGGAAGAGGCGCTTGAATTTGTACGGAAACACCTGCCGGAGCGGCCAATTCATATCGTGTCACACCTGGACGGTCGGGGGCCACAAGTGCATCCGATCCTTGACCAGGAAGATCCAAACTGGCCGGAGATGGTGAGCACTTCTATTCAGCAACTCAATCCTTATATCGTCCATCTGGAGCATGAATACGGACTTTATCACGCTATTGATCCCGTCACTGGCAAAAAAGATAACAACGAGCGGTTCATCCGATTGCTCGCGCTGCTGCGCGCTGCTGGTATTCCAACTCTCGTTGAAGCTCACACCGTTCACGGGCGATATACCGAAGCAGAAGAGCAGTTCCTACGCCAGCTTGTGGCAACCTGCACGACCCTGATCCTTAAGTGCGATTATCAGCGCTGGCGGATGGAGTGGAATTTCCGCGAGCGACCAGAAAACGTTATTGTGATTCCGCACGGCGCACGCCCTGATAAGCTCAACCTTGACCCGGAAGCATGTAAGCGCCGCCTTGGGCTGAACGAACTGGTTGGTAAACCTGTTCTGGGGCTGATTGGCTGGATACAAACCAACAAGCGCTGGGACTTGATTCTGGATCAGTGGGAAGATTTGCGGCGCGCGGTTCTGGAGCAGACCGGCCAGGAGTGGATACTACTTTGCGCCGGAAATATGCGCGATCCCAATGATACCGCGTTTTTTGAGATGTGTCGGGCCAAAGCGCAAGAGCTTGAGCGGCGCGGCCTTGCTCGCTATGTCGAATTTGATCCGCGCGGCGACCTCTATTATGAAATGATGGCCTGCTTTGATGCTGTCGCGCTACCATCTCTGGATGAGACTCAATCGGGTACGATGGCACGTATCTTCGCGCTGGGCAAGCCCTATATTACATCGGCTCCCCAGGAAGGGCTGACTTCGCAGACAGTGGAAAGCGAGGCAGGCTTGCTCTTCTCCAACGATGCGACGCTTCGCCGGGGGCTGCTGCGGCTGATGACCAGCGCAAACGTGCGCGCTGAACTGGGCGCGCACGCGCGCACGTATTTGCAAGAGGTTGTCAGTTGGGATGTTGTGGCCGAGCAATATCTGGATGCCTACGCAATGGCAGCGGCGAAAATGCGCTATACTTTGGCTGACAAGACACCAACCGAGGTGGCGCAAGCAGCCGGAGAAGCCGCCCATAGCAGTTAG
- a CDS encoding LL-diaminopimelate aminotransferase — MRVSERMRQLPPYHFADAAARIAAKRASGVDVISLAMGDPDLPTPDPVIERLCATALEPINQRYPEYLGMVEFRQAIARWFLARFKVSLDPEREVVPLIGSKEGLVHLSMALLDPGDIALVPDPCYPVYGAGSALAGANNYSVPLIAERGFLPDLEAIPPDVARRARLLWLNYPNNPTGAIAPAEFFHQAVRFAQEYDVLLAHDMAYADVSFDGYRPLSLLEIPGAQDVAVEFHSFSKSYNMAGFRLGMLVGNAEVVQALGQLKTNIDTGIFRPLQYAAIEALSLPPEWLAERNLIYQRRRDLLVAACQKLGLPVETPKASLYLWPAIPPGQTSQEFAFSLLDRIGVFVTPGSNFGPGGEGYLRLSLTVPDDRLEEVIARLSTLQAAAEVANT, encoded by the coding sequence ATGCGAGTTTCTGAACGTATGCGGCAGTTGCCGCCCTATCACTTCGCCGATGCTGCGGCGCGTATCGCGGCCAAACGCGCCAGCGGCGTTGATGTTATCAGCCTGGCAATGGGCGATCCTGATCTGCCAACGCCTGATCCAGTGATCGAGCGTCTATGCGCGACGGCGCTTGAACCGATCAATCAGCGTTATCCCGAATACCTGGGCATGGTGGAGTTCCGGCAGGCGATTGCGCGCTGGTTTCTGGCCCGCTTTAAGGTGAGCCTTGACCCTGAGCGCGAGGTAGTACCTCTGATTGGCTCGAAAGAAGGGCTGGTACATCTCTCGATGGCGTTGCTTGACCCCGGCGATATAGCCCTGGTCCCTGATCCTTGTTATCCAGTCTATGGCGCTGGTTCGGCTCTGGCAGGCGCCAACAACTATAGCGTGCCGTTGATTGCTGAGCGGGGCTTCCTGCCCGATCTGGAGGCAATTCCCCCAGATGTCGCCCGCCGCGCCAGGCTGCTCTGGCTGAACTATCCCAATAATCCCACCGGAGCGATAGCGCCTGCCGAATTCTTTCATCAGGCTGTGCGCTTTGCCCAGGAGTACGATGTACTGCTGGCTCATGATATGGCCTATGCTGATGTGAGCTTTGATGGCTATCGCCCTCTCTCGCTGCTGGAAATCCCCGGCGCTCAGGATGTAGCCGTCGAGTTTCATTCCTTCTCGAAGTCCTATAACATGGCTGGTTTCCGGCTAGGTATGCTGGTGGGGAATGCCGAAGTAGTACAGGCGCTGGGTCAGTTGAAGACCAACATAGATACCGGCATCTTTCGCCCGCTTCAGTACGCCGCTATCGAAGCGTTATCCTTGCCGCCGGAGTGGCTTGCCGAGCGCAATCTCATTTACCAGCGCCGCCGCGATCTGCTAGTGGCAGCCTGTCAGAAGCTAGGGCTGCCAGTGGAGACACCAAAGGCGAGCCTCTATCTCTGGCCTGCCATCCCGCCAGGCCAGACTTCGCAAGAGTTTGCCTTCTCGCTGCTGGATCGCATCGGGGTATTTGTAACACCAGGCAGCAACTTTGGCCCTGGTGGCGAAGGCTATCTGCGCCTCTCGCTGACGGTTCCCGATGATCGGCTTGAGGAGGTGATTGCCCGTCTCTCTACGCTGCAAGCAGCCGCTGAGGTTGCGAACACCTGA
- a CDS encoding cyclase family protein, translating to MTQPWIDISVPLYMGMVHWPDNPSVQIARTLDMERGDVCNVSTLAMGSHTGTHMDAPLHFIQAGKGLDEMPLDATIGPARVIEIHDPESIKPDELRPQALQRGERILFKTQNSTRCWTTDNFIEDFIYISQEAARYLAALEVQAVGVDYLSVGGFTKDGVETHRALLAAGIWIIEGLNLAQILPGVYDLICLPLKITRSDGAPARAILRKAE from the coding sequence ATGACACAACCCTGGATTGATATTTCTGTCCCGCTCTATATGGGCATGGTTCACTGGCCCGATAACCCTTCAGTGCAAATTGCCCGGACGTTAGATATGGAGCGTGGCGATGTCTGCAATGTCTCGACGCTGGCAATGGGATCGCACACCGGAACGCATATGGACGCCCCGCTGCACTTTATTCAAGCAGGGAAGGGACTCGATGAGATGCCTCTCGATGCCACCATTGGACCAGCGCGCGTCATTGAAATCCACGACCCCGAATCCATTAAGCCCGACGAGCTTCGTCCACAGGCGCTTCAGCGCGGCGAACGTATTCTCTTCAAAACACAAAACTCGACTCGGTGCTGGACCACAGACAACTTTATCGAAGATTTCATCTATATCTCTCAGGAAGCTGCCCGCTATCTTGCTGCCCTTGAGGTACAGGCAGTTGGCGTAGATTACCTCTCGGTCGGGGGGTTCACAAAAGATGGGGTAGAGACACATCGTGCGCTCCTGGCGGCGGGTATCTGGATCATCGAGGGGCTTAACCTTGCCCAAATCCTGCCCGGCGTTTACGACCTCATCTGCCTCCCACTGAAGATTACCCGAAGCGATGGCGCGCCAGCCCGCGCCATTCTGCGCAAAGCAGAATGA